A single window of Paenibacillus sp. FSL H8-0537 DNA harbors:
- a CDS encoding sugar ABC transporter permease — protein MLNKKQSRWKITGHDIAGYVFISPWLIGFLLLTLWPILQSFYLSFTDYSLLDSPTWTGTDNYESIFTKDRLFVKSLTVTFTFVLLAVPIKLFFSLMVALLLNKKVRGLNWYRTAIYFPSLIGGSIAVSALWRNMFGLDGYVNHVLSWFGIEGIGWISNPDTALGTLILLNAWQFGSTMVIFLAGLKQIPKDLYESASVDGASKLRQFFKITIPMLSPVMFFNLVLGIINAFQMFTSAFIITQGGPANGTYMYVLFLYEKAFKQYEMGYASALAWILLVIIAAFTAINFLVSKYWVFYESDGGKAK, from the coding sequence CTGGAAAATTACGGGTCATGATATTGCCGGCTACGTATTTATCTCTCCTTGGCTAATCGGTTTTCTGCTGCTGACGCTGTGGCCGATTTTACAATCGTTCTACTTGTCTTTCACCGATTATTCGCTGCTGGATTCACCAACGTGGACCGGGACGGATAATTACGAGAGCATCTTTACGAAAGATCGGCTGTTTGTAAAATCGCTAACGGTCACCTTCACCTTCGTGTTGCTTGCTGTTCCGATTAAACTGTTTTTCTCGCTAATGGTTGCGCTTTTACTTAACAAGAAGGTAAGAGGCCTCAACTGGTACCGGACGGCGATTTATTTTCCATCGCTAATCGGCGGCAGCATCGCGGTATCCGCGTTGTGGAGAAATATGTTCGGCCTAGATGGCTACGTCAATCACGTGCTTAGCTGGTTCGGCATTGAAGGAATTGGCTGGATATCCAATCCGGATACGGCACTAGGCACATTGATCTTGCTGAACGCTTGGCAATTTGGATCAACGATGGTTATTTTTCTGGCCGGCCTTAAGCAAATTCCGAAAGACCTATATGAATCGGCTTCCGTCGATGGAGCGAGCAAGCTTCGCCAGTTTTTCAAAATTACGATTCCGATGCTCTCGCCCGTTATGTTCTTTAACCTCGTGCTGGGCATTATCAACGCCTTCCAAATGTTTACCTCGGCTTTCATCATTACACAGGGCGGACCAGCGAACGGAACCTATATGTACGTGCTGTTCCTCTACGAGAAGGCATTCAAGCAGTATGAGATGGGTTATGCATCGGCGCTTGCCTGGATATTGCTCGTCATTATCGCGGCCTTTACGGCCATTAATTTCCTAGTATCGAAATATTGGGTATTTTACGAATCGGATGGGGGGAAAGCCAAATGA